A single Pseudanabaenaceae cyanobacterium SKYG29 DNA region contains:
- a CDS encoding tetratricopeptide repeat protein, whose product MEEGLKLIAEQRLPEALVFFQGLIAQDANNAEAHNYLGMVYAFLGEMEAAINSIRQAVALNPNYAEALTNLGVLLAMTDRKEEAIEYYQQALGINRALPEVHNNLGVLLREKGEIEEAVKCFEQALSSYPNYVDALNGLGLCFSNLGKLDDACEYLRRALTLDPDRLETHLNLGLVLREKKELDEALVILQKAIEIDPNSPEAHNHLGLVYRDQKRLLNAEIEFRQAISLNPEYAEAYRNLGVVLYRQSKLENNRQKEEEAISYFEKCLALDPDMPEVHNNLGIVHRDKGNWAKAKESFLKALELRPGYPLACKNLAEVYANEKDYANAIRYYSLAVDQNPKDVDSFVCLAGTLQKEGKLEEAVTVCTKGIEQNPEAIELYKLQASFFLQGNRADKAVELLEKAKEIKPEDRSVRELLGGALIGEGKIQQGRSEWEALLRQPQSNFNLEIKLAFSLPIILESIEQIKSERLRLVNSLRRLTERGAIFNDPLTEIATSNFYLAYHGENDRSIMEEIAQFFLKACPKLEWTAPHCRSVSLPKERIRLGICSKLLRSHTIGRLFGTIVEYLDRSKFEVILIRVPDKKDETAERLIATADRTIELDYNLWQDRETIGNLELDILFYTDIGMEPLTYFLTFSRLAPVQCLTWGHPSTTGSKMMDYFISSRFFEVDNAQDHFTEKLIRFRDPNTCYNRPAIPPDTTREALGLPAEGTLYICPQSLFKIHPEFDPIVANILRGDPNGKAIFLSGLAPTWDILLRERWEKTIPDVLDRIVFIKGLPHEKFLQFLRLGDVMLDPVHFGGGNTSLEAFAMGTPVVTLPGQYTKSRLTLGFYQKMEVTDCIASSPEEYVQIALKLGTDPSYNQQIRHKINERSGVLYDNRDVIREYEKFFTTALTLHRAKK is encoded by the coding sequence ATGGAAGAGGGGCTAAAACTGATTGCGGAACAGCGTTTACCTGAAGCCTTAGTTTTTTTCCAGGGTCTCATTGCTCAGGATGCTAATAATGCAGAGGCGCACAACTATTTGGGTATGGTCTATGCTTTTTTAGGAGAGATGGAAGCAGCCATCAATTCAATCCGACAGGCAGTTGCTCTCAATCCTAACTACGCTGAAGCTCTGACTAATTTGGGGGTATTGTTGGCTATGACCGATCGGAAGGAAGAAGCGATCGAGTACTATCAGCAAGCGTTAGGGATCAACAGGGCATTACCAGAAGTGCACAATAATTTGGGAGTTTTACTGCGGGAAAAAGGAGAAATTGAAGAGGCAGTTAAATGTTTTGAACAGGCATTGAGTTCATATCCTAATTATGTGGATGCTCTCAATGGCTTGGGTCTGTGCTTTTCTAATCTAGGCAAACTAGATGATGCCTGTGAGTATTTACGCCGTGCTTTGACTTTAGACCCCGATCGCTTAGAAACTCATCTCAATTTGGGTCTAGTTTTGCGGGAAAAGAAGGAACTGGATGAGGCGTTGGTGATATTGCAAAAGGCGATCGAGATTGATCCCAACAGTCCAGAAGCTCACAACCATTTGGGATTAGTTTACCGTGATCAAAAGCGCCTACTGAATGCGGAGATAGAATTTCGCCAAGCGATTAGCCTGAATCCTGAATATGCCGAAGCTTATCGCAATTTGGGCGTAGTTCTTTATCGGCAGAGTAAGTTGGAGAACAATCGACAGAAGGAAGAAGAGGCAATCTCTTACTTTGAGAAATGCTTGGCACTTGATCCCGACATGCCTGAAGTGCATAACAACCTGGGAATTGTCCATAGAGACAAGGGGAATTGGGCAAAAGCGAAAGAGAGTTTTCTCAAAGCCTTGGAACTACGCCCTGGCTATCCTCTCGCTTGTAAGAATCTGGCAGAAGTTTACGCTAATGAGAAGGACTACGCTAATGCTATTCGCTACTACTCCCTAGCAGTGGATCAGAATCCCAAAGATGTTGATTCTTTCGTTTGTCTAGCGGGTACCTTACAGAAGGAAGGTAAGTTGGAAGAGGCGGTGACAGTTTGTACTAAAGGCATTGAGCAGAATCCAGAAGCGATCGAGCTGTACAAATTACAAGCTTCTTTCTTTTTGCAGGGTAATCGGGCGGACAAGGCAGTAGAACTGTTGGAAAAAGCAAAAGAGATTAAACCAGAGGATCGGAGTGTTAGGGAACTGCTGGGCGGTGCTTTGATCGGGGAGGGTAAGATTCAGCAGGGACGATCGGAGTGGGAAGCGCTATTACGCCAACCCCAATCTAACTTCAACCTAGAAATTAAGTTGGCGTTTTCTTTACCTATTATTCTAGAATCGATCGAGCAGATTAAATCAGAACGATTACGCTTGGTCAATTCTCTGCGCAGACTGACAGAAAGAGGTGCAATCTTCAATGATCCCCTCACGGAGATTGCTACTTCTAACTTTTATCTTGCCTATCACGGGGAAAATGATCGTTCCATCATGGAAGAGATTGCTCAATTTTTCCTCAAAGCTTGTCCCAAACTAGAGTGGACTGCTCCCCATTGTCGCAGTGTTTCCCTTCCCAAAGAACGCATTCGTCTTGGAATCTGTTCTAAGCTTTTACGTAGTCATACAATTGGTAGGTTATTTGGCACGATTGTGGAATATCTCGATCGGTCTAAGTTTGAAGTGATTTTAATCCGTGTGCCTGATAAGAAAGACGAAACGGCAGAAAGATTGATAGCTACAGCCGATCGCACCATTGAGTTAGATTACAACCTCTGGCAAGACAGAGAAACGATCGGGAATTTGGAGTTGGACATTTTGTTTTATACCGATATTGGGATGGAGCCTTTGACTTACTTTTTAACTTTCTCTCGTCTGGCACCAGTGCAGTGTTTAACTTGGGGGCATCCTTCCACCACAGGCTCGAAAATGATGGATTACTTTATTTCCTCTCGTTTCTTTGAAGTGGACAATGCCCAAGACCATTTCACGGAAAAACTTATCCGCTTCCGTGACCCCAACACCTGTTACAACCGTCCTGCTATACCCCCAGATACAACTAGAGAAGCTTTGGGACTACCTGCAGAAGGAACTCTTTATATCTGTCCTCAAAGTCTGTTTAAGATTCATCCCGAATTTGACCCGATCGTGGCAAATATTTTGCGGGGTGATCCCAACGGCAAGGCAATATTCTTGAGTGGTCTTGCTCCCACCTGGGACATTTTGCTGAGGGAAAGATGGGAAAAGACAATACCTGATGTCCTCGATCGGATTGTTTTTATCAAGGGCTTACCCCACGAGAAGTTTCTGCAATTTTTGCGGTTGGGAGATGTCATGCTCGATCCCGTGCACTTTGGCGGTGGCAACACATCCCTGGAAGCTTTTGCTATGGGTACTCCTGTGGTGACTTTGCCAGGACAGTACACTAAGAGTCGTCTGACTTTAGGTTTTTATCAAAAAATGGAAGTGACTGACTGCATTGCTAGTAGTCCAGAAGAATATGTCCAAATTGCTCTTAAGTTGGGGACAGACCCCAGTTACAATCAGCAAATCAGGCACAAGATCAATGAACGATCGGGTGTACTTTATGACAATCGGGATGTGATTAGAGAATATGAAAAGTTCTTTACCACTGCCCTGACTCTGCACCGTGCTAAAAAATAG
- a CDS encoding GIY-YIG nuclease family protein, with protein MFGPLELPSLHLSNRKQLPACSAVYFVMDSNNIILYVGKAKNLSSRWRNHHRLFEFQKFDRQFPLRIAWKVCDEKTLDEVERRLIEQYRPPLNNREVETEAVVPAEIVLKDFLKTFSRRLIIFGIEYPSSTSSPSVHLRYDWTDCSSKGTTAKIKAWIKQNKDKNTNLRFRHYKIIDFAAFSGETFRPGSRAQRKTARQHRSFNNRWEVACNGVVIHIKPVFSYKEYKEKTKLASLAGIRLRAITQEAFIELQKSKDCELSGLSCFTSDPVPLLWKNLYT; from the coding sequence ATGTTTGGTCCTTTGGAACTACCTTCATTACATTTAAGTAATAGAAAACAACTACCAGCATGCTCAGCTGTATATTTTGTGATGGATTCAAATAATATAATTCTCTATGTGGGGAAAGCTAAAAATCTTTCTTCTAGATGGAGGAATCATCACCGTTTATTTGAATTTCAAAAGTTTGATAGGCAGTTTCCTTTGCGTATTGCTTGGAAAGTGTGTGATGAAAAGACTCTTGATGAAGTAGAAAGGCGTTTAATTGAACAGTATAGACCCCCTCTAAACAACAGGGAAGTTGAAACCGAAGCTGTTGTACCAGCAGAGATTGTATTGAAAGATTTTCTGAAAACTTTCTCGCGAAGGCTAATTATTTTTGGGATTGAATATCCTAGTTCCACTAGCTCTCCAAGTGTTCACCTTAGATACGATTGGACTGACTGTTCCTCAAAAGGAACAACAGCAAAGATAAAAGCATGGATTAAACAAAATAAAGATAAAAATACAAATTTGAGATTTAGGCATTATAAAATTATTGATTTTGCGGCTTTTTCTGGAGAAACTTTCCGACCAGGCAGTAGGGCACAACGCAAAACAGCAAGACAGCATCGGTCATTTAATAATCGCTGGGAAGTTGCTTGTAATGGTGTTGTTATTCATATCAAACCAGTTTTCTCATATAAAGAGTACAAAGAAAAGACTAAATTGGCTAGTCTGGCTGGTATACGACTGCGTGCAATTACTCAAGAGGCTTTTATTGAATTACAGAAAAGTAAAGATTGCGAGCTATCGGGCTTATCATGCTTTACTAGCGATCCAGTTCCTTTACTTTGGAAAAATTTGTATACCTAA